Part of the Kineococcus aurantiacus genome, GTCCAGCGCGTCGAACCAGCCCGCGGCGCGCGCCGTCGCGGCGACCGCGTCCCGCACGTCGTCGGCGTCGAGGCCGCCGGGGTGCTGCTCCTCCAGGGCCTGCCGCAGGACGTGGCCGAGGACGACGCGGGCCTGCTCGGCGTCGAAGCCGGCCAGGTCGCCGGTGGCCCGCGCGAACCCCTCCGCGTCGCCCACCGCCTCCACGGCGCGCGTGACGAGGCGGGACAACGACGCAGGGTCCGCGGAGCTCACGGACCCATCATTACCCTCCGAGGGTGTCCCTCGACCGGGTCCCCGACCTCACCTCCCTGCGCCTGCTCGTCGCGGTCGTCGAGTCCGGCTCCATCGGCCGCGGGGCCCGCGCGGTCGGGGTGAGCCAGCAGGCCGCCTCGGACCGGCTGCGGGCCGTGGAGTCGCAGGTGGGGGTCGCGCTGCTGCACCGCAGCCGGCAGGGGTCGCGGCCGACGGAGGCGGGCACGGTCCTGGCCGGCTGGGCCACCCGCCTGCTGGAGGTCGCCGCCGAGGTCGGCGAGGGCATCGCCACGTTGCGCGCCGACCGCCCGCACCGGCTGCGGGTGGCCTCGAGCATGACGATCGCCGAGCACCTGCTCCCGCGCTGGCTGCTGGTCCTGCGCCAGCGCGCCGAGGCGGCCGGGACACCGCCGCACGCGGTCGAGCTGGTGGCGACGAACTCGGTGCGGGTGCTGGCCGCGGTCGCTGACGGCGAGGCGGACCTGGGGTTCGTGGAGGGGCCGGCGGTGCCGCGCGGGGTACGCAGCCGCGAGCTGCTGGGCGACCACCTCGTCGTGGTGGTCGCCCCGGCGCACCCGTGGACGCGGCGGCGGCGGCCCGTGGAGGCGGCCGAGCTGGCCGCCACCGCGCTGGTCTCGCGGGAGACCGGGTCCGGCACCCGCGACGTCCTGGAGCGGGCGTTCGCCGCGGCCGGTGTCGTCCCGGTGCCCCCGGCGGTGGAGCTGACGACCGCGACGAGCGTGCGCGAGGCCGTCCGCGCCGGGGCCGGGGTGGCGGTGCTCAGCCGCCTCGCGGTGGCCGACGACCTCGACGCCGGGCGGCTCGGGGTCGTCGCGGTCGCCGGGCTGGACCTGCACCGGACGTTGCGGGCGGTGTGGACGGGGCCGGCGCGGATGCCGCCGGGCCCGGCCCGCGAACTGCTGGAGGTGGCCTCCGTCAGCAGGTCAGCCCGTCCTGCAGGGCCGTCAGGTTCTGCCGCATGAGGCTCAGGTAGTCCTCGCCCTCGTCCACCCGCTCGACCGGGTGCAGCACGGAGGTCCGCACGCCCAGCTCGGTGGCGAGCTTCTCGGCCACGGCCGGGTTGGCGCTGGCCTCGAAGTAGATGGTCCGCACGGAGTTCTCCCGGGCCACGTCCAGGACGTCGCGGACGCGCGCCGGGGACGGCTCGACGGACGGGTCGATCCCGGCGATCCCGATCTGGCGCAGCCCGTAGCGGTCGGCGAGGTACCCGAACGCCTCGTGCGAGGTGACGAGGGCGGCGTCGCGGCAGGGGGCCAGGGCGGCGGCGTAGTCGGCGTCGAGGTCCGTCATCTCCTGCCGCAGGGCCTCGGCCCCGGCCCGGTAGGCCTGCTCACCGGCGGGGTCGACCTCGGTGAGCTCGTCGGCGACGTCGTCGCCGAGGTCGGCCATCAGCGTCGGGTCGAGCCAGAAGTGCGGGTCCCGGTCGAGGTCGGCGTAGGTGGCGGCGTCGACGAGGTGCTCCGGCGGCCGGGAGGACAGGGCGGCGTCGACGGCCGGCTGCATCGAGGACAGGTGCACCACCACGTCGGCGTCCACGAGGTCGGCCAGCTGCCGGGTCGACACGTCGGCGTCGTGACTGTCGGCGCCGGGGGTGACGATGTTGCCGACGTCGGCGCGCTCGCCCGCCACGACGGCCGCGACGTACTCCAGCGGGTGCGAGGTCGTCACGACCGACAGGCGCCCGTCCGGCTCGCCGGCCGCGGGGGACCCGCAGCCGGCGAGCAGGACGAGGGCGGCGCCGGCCCCCAGGAGGGGGAACCTCACTCGGTGACCTCGCCGGGGACGGCGGTGAGCTCGTTCGGGGTCACCTTCAGCGTGCCGCTGGCGTAGACCTCGCCGGTCTCGATGTCGACCGCGTGGATCTCCTTGGTGGCCGGCTCGGTGACGTACGCGGTGCCGTCCAGGGTGAACACCTGCGGCTGCGGGGCCTGCCAGTCCTCCCGGACCTCCCACGGGTCGACGACAGGGGTGGAGCGGGTGACGGTGCCCGCGGCGGTGTCGATGAGGTGCAGCTGCCCGTCGGTGCCGAGCACGACGCCCTCGCCGTTCTCGCCGCGCCCGAGGGAGCGGTACCAGTAGGAGGTGCCGCCGGGCAGCTCCACGAGGCGCAGGGTCGCGGTGGTGGTGTCGATGAGCGAGACGCGCGTGGTGAGGTCGATCTCGGCGTCGGGGTTCGACTTGTAGTCTCCCAGGACGATCGGGGACTCGTCGGTGCCCCACTGGTTGCCGATGCGGCCGTAGGCGTCGGGGCTCTGGACCTTGGTGATCTCGGTGCCCTTGACGACGAGGACGCCGTCGCTGCAGCCGATGACGACGGTCTCGTCCGCGGCGACGGTCTCGCCGTGGGTGTTCGGGCACTGGTCGTTCGCGGCGATCTCGGCGTTCTGCGTGTCCAGGACGCGGATGCCGGTCCGGGCTTCCTCGGTGCCCTCGGTGACGACCAGCGTGCCGTCGCTGCGCTCGACGGCGACGCCGTGGTGGGCGGACGGGGTGGTGTACTCGCGGACCTCGCCCTCCTCCACGGCGTCGTGGCCGACGTGCTCGGAGTCGAAGGACACGACGTGGCCGGTGCCGTCGTCGAAGAGGGTCGTCTTCCCGGCGTGGCGCACGACGTGGCCTGGCTTCTCAGCCTCGTACACGACGTCGGTGTCGTGCGGCTCGCCGGTGTAGTAGTGGGCGTGGTCGCCGTGCGGCTCGCTCCAGGCGCCGGCGTCCACGACGTGGAAGCCGCCGGCGGCGGACACCACCACGTGACGGCCGTCGCCGGCGGGGTTGAGGCGGGCGAAGCCGTCGAAGGGCAGGTCGGCCAGCACCTCGAAGGTCGCGGCGTCGAGGACCTGGACGCCGCCGTCGTAGGTGACGGCCACGCGGGCCTTGGCGGCGCCGACCTCGGTGGCCTCGGTCTCGGCGGTGTGCCCGTCCCCGGAGGTGGCGGCCGGGGCGGCGGGGGTCTCCGCCGAGCTGCCGCCGCAGGCGGCGAGCAGGGTCAGGGAGAGGGGCAGGGCGGTCAGGACGAGCAGCGGGCTGCGGCGCACGGAGAAGGTCCAACCTGGTCGGGAGCTGTGAACGAGGCGTACCGTAACACGATTGAGAACCGTTACCAGTAGCATCGTGGTGAGCGCCGCGCAGGCCGCTGATCGGCTCCGGATGAGAAGCGGGCCGGACTGTGGTGGGGTGAGGTCCGTGGACGAGACCGACGTGACCGCCGAGACCGCTGAGCGGGTCGAGCACGAGCCGAGCGAGATCACCTACGACGAGCAGCGGTACCCGGCCAGGCCCCGTTCGCTGCGCCGCCCGCGCCCGCAGGCCCGGCTGCGCGGCACCGACGCCCCGCCCCGCCCGGCGCCGGGCGAGGGGGCGGCCGACGGCTCCAACCCCGAGTACGTCCGGTGGTTGATGGCCCAGTCCATGCTGGCCGACGCCCAGAAGATCAGCCGGCAGTTCTCCGGCAAGTCGAGCATGTGGCAGAACCCCTACGCCAAGCCCGACCCCCGCCGCGCCGTCGACACCGCGGCCGTCTGGTTCACCGCCTACCCCATCTCGCTGGTCACCCGGTCCGGGCGCTCGTTCCTGGGGTCCCTGGGCGACCCCGAGCTGTGGCAGGCGTTCCAGCGCATCGGGATCGACGCCGTCCACACCGGCCCGGTCAAGGCCGCCGGCGGTCTCGACGGGTGGCGCCAGACGCCCAGCGTCGACGGCCACTTCGACCGCATCTCCACCGAGATCGACCCCATGTTCGGCACCGAGGGCGAGTTCCGGCACCTGTGCGAGGTCGCCGCCGAGCACGACGGCAGCGTCATCGACGACATCGTCCCCGGCCACACCGGCAAGGGCGCCGACTTCCGCCTCGCCGAGATGGCGTTCCAGGACTACCCGGGCATCTACCACATGGTCGAGATCCCCCCGGACTGCTGGGAGCTGCTGCCCGAGGTCCCGCCCGGGCACGACGCGGCGAACCTCGACGCGGCCGCCGAGGCCGCCCTGTCCGAGCGCGGCTACATCATCGGCCAGCTCCAGCGCGTCATCTTCTACGCCCCCGGCATCAAGGAGACGAACTGGTCGGCCACCCGCGAGGTCGAGGGCGTCGACGGGGTCACCCGCCGCTGGGTCTACCTGCACTACTTCAAGCAGGGGCAGCCGTCGGTGAACTGGCTCGACCCCTCCTTCGCCGGGATGAAGCTCGTCATCGGCGACGCCCTGCACTCCCTGGGCGACCTGGGCACGACGGCGCTGCGCCTGGACGCCAACGGTTTCCTGGGCGTGGAGAAGACCGTCGAGGGGCCCGCGTGGTCCGAGGGCCACCCGCTGTCCGAGGCCGCCAACCACCTCATCGCGGGCATGGTCCGCAAGGTCGGCGGTTTCACCTTCCAGGAGCTGAACCTCACGATCGAGGACATCCGCGACACCTCCGAGGTCGGCGCGGACCTGTCCTACGACTTCATCACCCGCCCCGGGGTCCAGCACTCCATCGCCACCGGCGACACCGAGTTCCTGCGGCTGTGCCTGCGCCAGGCCCTCGAGCTCGGCGTCGACCCCGCCTCCCTCGTGCACGCCCTGCAGAACCACGACGAGCTCACCTACGAGCTCGTCCACTGGGCGACCCGGCACGCCGAGGACGAGTACGAGTTCCGCGGCGGCAAGGTGACCGGCGGGGCCCTGGCCGAGACCATCCGCGCCGACCTCGTCGAGCGGCTGACGGGGGAGAACGGTCCCTACAACCTGGTCTTCACGACCAACGGGATCGCCTGCACGAGCGCCAGCGTCATCGCCGCCAGCCGCGGGAACCGCGACCTCGACGCGCTGACCGACGACGAGGTCGAGCAGATCAAGCGCGCCCACCTGCTCATGGCGATGTTCAACGCCTGGCAGCCCGGCGTCTTCGCGCTGTCCGGCTGGGACCTCATGGGGATGCTGCCGCTGCCGGTCGAGAGCGTGAAGCCCCTGCTGAGCTCCGGGGACACCCGCTGGATCGAACGCGGTGCGCACGACCTCATGGGCGTGGCCCCCGAGGCCACGATGTCGGCCTCGGGCATCCCCGTCGGCCGCTCCCTCTACGGCAACGTCCCGGAGCAGCTGAAGGACGAGAACTCCTTCGCCCACAAGCTGCGCGAGGTGCTGCAGGTCCGCCGCGAGCACCGCATCGCCACGGCCCGGCAGATCGACATCCCGGCCGTCGCGCACCCGAGCATGCTCGTCATGGTCCACGAGCTCGACCCCGCCGACCAGGGCGGGCGCACGGCCCTGCAGGTGACGGTCCTGAACTTCGGGTCCGAGACCATCGAGGGGTCGGTGCGCTCGGAGTTCTTCACCCCCCGGGTGCCCGTCGTCGACCTGTCGAACGGCGGCGAGATCGGCTGGGTGGACGACCTCAAGAGCTTCGGGGTCTGGCTGGCGCCCTACGCCGGGATGTCGTTGCTGCTCAAGGCGAACGAACCCGAGGACGAGGACGTCAGGCGTCCGGAGGGACGTTGAACGGCGTGAGGATCTGGATGGCCGAGGCCGTCCCGGGCAGCTCGGAGCGGGTGTAGGGGGCCTGCAGCAGCATCCGGCAGGCGTGGCGGCAGTCGCTGCGCAGGTCGTGGTGCAGGACGGCTGACAGGTCCCCGCGCCGCAGCAGGTCGGCGTTCTCGCCGTCCAGGTCGTGGGCGACGAACGCGACGGGCCGCGTCCGGGCCCGCTCGAAACCCCGGACGACGGCCCCGTTGCCGCCCGCGCCCGCGCACATCGAGTAGACGGCGCGCAGCCCCGGCAGGTCGGCCAGCGCACCGGCGACGGCCTCCTCCAGCAGGAGCGGGTCCCGGTCGTCGTCCAGGACGTCGCGCACCGGGCGCACCGACCCCTCCAACTGGGCCAGCGCGGCCTCGAAACCGCGCCACCGCTCGCGCTCGGAGTCCTGGGGCTGGCGGCTGCGCACGACCAGGACGGGCTCGGCGGGGTCGGGCACCCACTGCGTCAGCAGGTACGCCGCCGTGGCCCCCGCCCCCTGGTTGTCGGCGCCCACGTACCCCCGCCGGCGGCTGCCGGGCAGGTCGCTGGCGAGGGTCACGACGGGGACCTGCGCGTCGCTGAGGCGCCGCACGGCGGCCCGGACCTCCGGCAGGTCCGGGGACTGCAGGACGACGCCGTTGGACCCCGTGCGCAGCACCCGGTCCAGCTCCGCGGCGACCCAGTCGCCGCCGGCGCCCGCGCAGGTGTGGAACCGCGCGCGCACCGTGGCCGGGTGCAGGGCGGGCAGTTCCACCTCCAGCGCCGCGCGGACGGCGTCGGCGAACCGGCGGGGGGCCGCCATGACGACGTCGAACATGACGGTGCGCCCGGTCAGCCGCACCTGCGACTGCTGACGCTCCAGGTCGGCCACGGCGCGGCGCACCTGCTCGACCGTGGCGGCCCGCACGCCGGGGCGCTCGTGCAGCACGCGGTCGACCGTCGCCTCGGACAGGCCGGACTGGACGGCGATGTCCCGGACGCTGAACTTGCGGCGCACGCTCACCCCGCCACCGAGGACAGCAGCAGGCTCGTCTCGGAGTCCACGACCCCCTCGACCTGCCGGATGCGGCCCAGCACGCGGTCGAACTCCGTCAGGGAGGTCGTGCGGATCTCGGCCACCAGGTCCCACCCGCCGTTCGTGGTGTGCAGGGAGACGACCTCGGGCAGCCCCCGCAGGTGCTCCACGACCCGGTCGGTGGCGCGCCCCTCCAGCTCGATGAACGAGATGGCCCGCACGTCGCCGTCGGCGCCGTCGCGCACGCGCGTCGTGAAACCCAGGATCGTCCCGTTCGCCTGCAGCCGCTCGATGCGGTGGGTGACGGTGGCCCGGGTGACCCCCAGGCGCCGCGCGAGGGCCGCAGCCGGTTCGCGGGCGTCGGCCCGCAGGGCGGCGAGCAGGCGCCGGTCCAGGTCGTCGAGGTCGGGCACGGGATGAACCTAGGCGATCTGCGCAGCGGACGGCAGCGGAACGCGCGGTGACGGGGCCGGACCGCCCGGCCCGGCGCGAGCCGGCCCGCGGCCCGCCCGGGCCTCACCCGGGGTCGTCGGCACGAACGGTTCGTGCGTGAACGGGTAGCCTGGGACGGTGACCGCGACCGAGACGACCGACCCGCTGGCCCTCGAGCGCCAGGTGTGCTTCGCGCTCGTCGTCGCGGCCCGCACCGTCCTGTCCGTCTACCGCCCCGTGCTCGAACCCCTGGGGCTGACCCACCCCCAGTACCTCGTGATGCTCGCGCTGTGGGGCCGCGAGCCCCTGTCGGTCAAGGAGCTCAGCGAGGCCCTGCAGCTGGACCCGCCCACGCTGTCCCCGCTGCTCAAGCGCCTGGAGGCCAACGGGCTCCTGGAGCGCAAGCGGCTGCCCGAGGACCAGCGCAGCCTGGCCGTGACCCTCACCGACGCCGGGTGGGCGCTGCGCGAGCAGGCCCTGCAGGTGCCGCCGCAGATCGTCGCCCGGCTCGGCGTGGACCTGCCCGAGCTGGAGCGGCTGCGCGACGGGCTGACCCGCGTCATCGACGCCGCGGTGCGCGCCGGCGAGGGCTGAGCGCGCTCAGTCCAGGTCGCCCACCCGCTGCCCCAGCAGGGACAGGGCCAGCTCGCAGAACGTCGAGTCCGCCCAGGAGAACCACTCGCGCGTCCAGCGCGAGGGGTCGTCGACGTCGAAACCCTCGTGCACGTGCAGCGTGCCGTCGTCGGTGTCGGCGATCAGTTGCAGCGTCCGCACCGCCTCCTCCTCGCTGCCCGACGTCAGCGCCTGCACGCACAGCGCGAGGGGCCACACGTAGCGGCCGGGGGTGTGCGGGCTGCCGATCCCCGCCGCGGCCCGGCCGCGGTGGAACCACGGGTTCTCCTCCGACAGCACCAGGCGGCGCGTGGCCAGGTACACCGGGTCGTCGGCCGCGCAGGCCCCCAGCAGCGGCAGGGACAGCAGGCTCGGCACGTTCGCGTCGTCGGCCAGCAGCACCCCGCCGAGGCCGTCGACCTCGTACGCCCAGACCCGCCCGTGCACCGGGTGGTCCACGACGCCGTGCTCGGCCACCCCGGCCCGCAGCTCCCCGGCCAGGGCCCCGGCGTCCCGCGCGAGGTCCGCGTCGGCGAACACCTCCCGGGCGAAGGTCCCCACGTGGTCCAGGGCGCGGGCGGCGAACAGGTTCGCCGGGACGTTGTAGCCGTGCTCGCACGCGTCGTCGCTGGGGCGGAACCCCGACCAGGTCATCCCGGTGCGGGCCACCGGCGTGCCCAGGCCGTCGCGGTCGAGCGTCTCGCTGCGCAGGTCGGTGGGGCGGACGAAGCGGTAGGGGGAGCGTTCCTCGTGGTCCTGCTCCAGCCGCCACAGGTCCACGACGCGGCGCATCGCCGGGTGCGCGTCCGCCCCGAGCAGGTCGTCGCGCCCCGTCGCGCGGCGCAGCCGGTGGGCCAGCAGCACCGGGAAGGCCAGGGAGTCGACCTCGTACTTGCGCTCCCACAGCCACGGGTCGTCGCTGGTGTCGCCCGGTTCGTGGCAGCGGCCGGTGGGGCCGTCGTTGAAGGCGTTGGCGTAGGGGTCGTGCCGGATGGAGGCGAACTGCGTGCGCAGGACCCCCGCGACGACGTCGGTCAGCGCCGGGGCGCGGTCCAGCAGCAGCAGGTACGTCTGCCACTGGGCGGTGGAGTCGCGCAGCCACATGGCGGGGATGTCCCCGGTGACGACGAACACCGACCCGTCCGGGCGCACGGTGGGGGTCCGCTCGACCGTCTCGCGCAGCGCGCGGGAGAACAGCGCCCCCACCCGCCGGCCCGCGCGTCGCGCCACCCGGTCCGTCAGGTCGTCCACCAGCGTCTTCGGCAGCAGCTCGTCCACCCGCGTCACTGTAGGGCCCTCTGGGAACGATCTCAGGCGAACGGCCGGATCGAAGTGTTCGCGCGTCGTTCAGTCGGCCTCCGCCCGTCGGGGGTGGGGCGCGGCGCCCCCGCCCGCGACCCTGGTGGGGTGCGAGTAGCGATCGTCACCGAGTCCTTCCTGCCCCAGGTGAACGGCGTCACCGGTTCCGTCCTGAAGGTCTGCGAGC contains:
- a CDS encoding LysR substrate-binding domain-containing protein; translation: MSLDRVPDLTSLRLLVAVVESGSIGRGARAVGVSQQAASDRLRAVESQVGVALLHRSRQGSRPTEAGTVLAGWATRLLEVAAEVGEGIATLRADRPHRLRVASSMTIAEHLLPRWLLVLRQRAEAAGTPPHAVELVATNSVRVLAAVADGEADLGFVEGPAVPRGVRSRELLGDHLVVVVAPAHPWTRRRRPVEAAELAATALVSRETGSGTRDVLERAFAAAGVVPVPPAVELTTATSVREAVRAGAGVAVLSRLAVADDLDAGRLGVVAVAGLDLHRTLRAVWTGPARMPPGPARELLEVASVSRSARPAGPSGSAA
- a CDS encoding metal ABC transporter solute-binding protein, Zn/Mn family, which codes for MRFPLLGAGAALVLLAGCGSPAAGEPDGRLSVVTTSHPLEYVAAVVAGERADVGNIVTPGADSHDADVSTRQLADLVDADVVVHLSSMQPAVDAALSSRPPEHLVDAATYADLDRDPHFWLDPTLMADLGDDVADELTEVDPAGEQAYRAGAEALRQEMTDLDADYAAALAPCRDAALVTSHEAFGYLADRYGLRQIGIAGIDPSVEPSPARVRDVLDVARENSVRTIYFEASANPAVAEKLATELGVRTSVLHPVERVDEGEDYLSLMRQNLTALQDGLTC
- the aztD gene encoding zinc metallochaperone AztD, coding for MRRSPLLVLTALPLSLTLLAACGGSSAETPAAPAATSGDGHTAETEATEVGAAKARVAVTYDGGVQVLDAATFEVLADLPFDGFARLNPAGDGRHVVVSAAGGFHVVDAGAWSEPHGDHAHYYTGEPHDTDVVYEAEKPGHVVRHAGKTTLFDDGTGHVVSFDSEHVGHDAVEEGEVREYTTPSAHHGVAVERSDGTLVVTEGTEEARTGIRVLDTQNAEIAANDQCPNTHGETVAADETVVIGCSDGVLVVKGTEITKVQSPDAYGRIGNQWGTDESPIVLGDYKSNPDAEIDLTTRVSLIDTTTATLRLVELPGGTSYWYRSLGRGENGEGVVLGTDGQLHLIDTAAGTVTRSTPVVDPWEVREDWQAPQPQVFTLDGTAYVTEPATKEIHAVDIETGEVYASGTLKVTPNELTAVPGEVTE
- the treS gene encoding maltose alpha-D-glucosyltransferase, translated to MRSGPDCGGVRSVDETDVTAETAERVEHEPSEITYDEQRYPARPRSLRRPRPQARLRGTDAPPRPAPGEGAADGSNPEYVRWLMAQSMLADAQKISRQFSGKSSMWQNPYAKPDPRRAVDTAAVWFTAYPISLVTRSGRSFLGSLGDPELWQAFQRIGIDAVHTGPVKAAGGLDGWRQTPSVDGHFDRISTEIDPMFGTEGEFRHLCEVAAEHDGSVIDDIVPGHTGKGADFRLAEMAFQDYPGIYHMVEIPPDCWELLPEVPPGHDAANLDAAAEAALSERGYIIGQLQRVIFYAPGIKETNWSATREVEGVDGVTRRWVYLHYFKQGQPSVNWLDPSFAGMKLVIGDALHSLGDLGTTALRLDANGFLGVEKTVEGPAWSEGHPLSEAANHLIAGMVRKVGGFTFQELNLTIEDIRDTSEVGADLSYDFITRPGVQHSIATGDTEFLRLCLRQALELGVDPASLVHALQNHDELTYELVHWATRHAEDEYEFRGGKVTGGALAETIRADLVERLTGENGPYNLVFTTNGIACTSASVIAASRGNRDLDALTDDEVEQIKRAHLLMAMFNAWQPGVFALSGWDLMGMLPLPVESVKPLLSSGDTRWIERGAHDLMGVAPEATMSASGIPVGRSLYGNVPEQLKDENSFAHKLREVLQVRREHRIATARQIDIPAVAHPSMLVMVHELDPADQGGRTALQVTVLNFGSETIEGSVRSEFFTPRVPVVDLSNGGEIGWVDDLKSFGVWLAPYAGMSLLLKANEPEDEDVRRPEGR
- a CDS encoding LacI family DNA-binding transcriptional regulator, encoding MSVRRKFSVRDIAVQSGLSEATVDRVLHERPGVRAATVEQVRRAVADLERQQSQVRLTGRTVMFDVVMAAPRRFADAVRAALEVELPALHPATVRARFHTCAGAGGDWVAAELDRVLRTGSNGVVLQSPDLPEVRAAVRRLSDAQVPVVTLASDLPGSRRRGYVGADNQGAGATAAYLLTQWVPDPAEPVLVVRSRQPQDSERERWRGFEAALAQLEGSVRPVRDVLDDDRDPLLLEEAVAGALADLPGLRAVYSMCAGAGGNGAVVRGFERARTRPVAFVAHDLDGENADLLRRGDLSAVLHHDLRSDCRHACRMLLQAPYTRSELPGTASAIQILTPFNVPPDA
- a CDS encoding Lrp/AsnC ligand binding domain-containing protein, yielding MPDLDDLDRRLLAALRADAREPAAALARRLGVTRATVTHRIERLQANGTILGFTTRVRDGADGDVRAISFIELEGRATDRVVEHLRGLPEVVSLHTTNGGWDLVAEIRTTSLTEFDRVLGRIRQVEGVVDSETSLLLSSVAG
- a CDS encoding MarR family transcriptional regulator, with the protein product MTATETTDPLALERQVCFALVVAARTVLSVYRPVLEPLGLTHPQYLVMLALWGREPLSVKELSEALQLDPPTLSPLLKRLEANGLLERKRLPEDQRSLAVTLTDAGWALREQALQVPPQIVARLGVDLPELERLRDGLTRVIDAAVRAGEG
- a CDS encoding glycoside hydrolase family 125 protein is translated as MTRVDELLPKTLVDDLTDRVARRAGRRVGALFSRALRETVERTPTVRPDGSVFVVTGDIPAMWLRDSTAQWQTYLLLLDRAPALTDVVAGVLRTQFASIRHDPYANAFNDGPTGRCHEPGDTSDDPWLWERKYEVDSLAFPVLLAHRLRRATGRDDLLGADAHPAMRRVVDLWRLEQDHEERSPYRFVRPTDLRSETLDRDGLGTPVARTGMTWSGFRPSDDACEHGYNVPANLFAARALDHVGTFAREVFADADLARDAGALAGELRAGVAEHGVVDHPVHGRVWAYEVDGLGGVLLADDANVPSLLSLPLLGACAADDPVYLATRRLVLSEENPWFHRGRAAAGIGSPHTPGRYVWPLALCVQALTSGSEEEAVRTLQLIADTDDGTLHVHEGFDVDDPSRWTREWFSWADSTFCELALSLLGQRVGDLD